A genome region from Blautia coccoides includes the following:
- a CDS encoding glycosyltransferase family 2 protein encodes MEGNKKREHIFAICAYKESPYLEECILSLEKQTRKSSIIMVTSTPNKYIEELSRKYEIPLFINHGEHGITQDWNFAYQCANARYVTIAHQDDVYLPDYWQKSYEYLRRAKRPLIVFGDYGELRKDQPILNNRLLKMKRLMLMPLKIKVFWSSKFVRRRILSFGCPICCPSVTFAKEHLQEPIFKAGFRSAEDWEAWEKLSKEKGSFVYVNKILMYHRIHEGSETSIILGDDARKREDFIMFRKFWPKPIARILVKLYSSSEKSNKL; translated from the coding sequence ATGGAAGGAAATAAAAAGAGAGAGCACATTTTTGCCATTTGTGCTTATAAAGAAAGCCCATATCTGGAAGAATGTATACTGTCATTAGAAAAACAGACCAGGAAAAGCAGTATTATCATGGTTACATCAACACCAAATAAATACATAGAGGAATTGAGCCGGAAATATGAGATACCTCTTTTTATAAACCATGGAGAACACGGAATCACACAGGACTGGAATTTTGCCTATCAATGTGCGAATGCCAGATATGTTACCATTGCTCATCAGGACGATGTCTATCTTCCGGATTATTGGCAGAAGAGTTACGAATATCTCAGACGGGCGAAAAGGCCGCTGATTGTTTTTGGAGATTATGGAGAATTGCGGAAGGATCAGCCTATACTGAACAACCGGCTGCTAAAAATGAAACGCCTTATGTTAATGCCATTGAAGATCAAAGTGTTTTGGAGTTCAAAATTCGTAAGGCGAAGGATTTTGTCTTTTGGCTGCCCTATTTGCTGTCCCAGTGTTACCTTTGCGAAGGAGCATTTGCAGGAACCTATTTTTAAGGCAGGTTTTCGCAGTGCAGAGGACTGGGAAGCATGGGAAAAGCTTTCAAAAGAAAAGGGTAGTTTTGTATATGTAAATAAAATTTTAATGTATCATAGAATTCACGAGGGTTCTGAAACCAGTATTATTCTTGGAGATGATGCAAGAAAAAGAGAAGATTTCATTATGTTTAGAAAATTTTGGCCAAAACCAATTGCCAGAATTCTTGTAAAGCTGTACAGCTCAAGTGAGAAATCTAATAAATTATGA